A single region of the Neotabrizicola shimadae genome encodes:
- a CDS encoding DUF5928 domain-containing protein has translation MARIAYILLSHKDPDGIIAQAERLTQAGDYIAIHYDARSKREDFDRIRETLKDNPSVVFPARRVKCGWGEWSLVEATLLAVRAAVEAFPRATHFYMLSGDCMPIKTAEFAHAFLDRDEVDYIESFDFFASDWIKTGIKEERLIYRHWFNERGRKWLFYQSIEWQNRLGLARKVPADLRIMIGSQWWCLRRRTIEAVLEFCDRRPDVMRFFRTTWIPDETFFQTIVRHLVPEAEIRTRTLTFLMFTDYGMPVTFYNDHYELLLSQDFLFARKISVDAKELKARLGALYVATGVDFRISGEGQRLFRFLVERGRIGRRFAPRFWERESSIGRERTLMIVTCKKWHVAKRLADRVRAVTGMPAVDYLFNEASTPLPDLGGIQSTLEKRTRHRRALVRMLCDYWQTDKLLFCIDPANIDLMQDFFSDKAQVRLLEIECSFSDDYLIGHARRVGLASEQTPPETMARLLPTIRYDVTFESDRIRDAGFENHYRMKQSASVEENTGPLAEFLGIGAEQAREIAATHYLFVD, from the coding sequence ATGGCGCGCATCGCCTATATCCTGTTGTCGCACAAGGATCCTGACGGGATCATCGCCCAGGCCGAGCGGTTGACGCAGGCGGGGGATTACATCGCCATCCATTACGACGCGCGATCGAAGCGCGAGGACTTCGACCGCATCCGCGAGACGCTGAAGGACAACCCTTCGGTGGTTTTCCCGGCGCGGCGGGTGAAATGCGGCTGGGGCGAGTGGAGCCTGGTGGAGGCGACGCTGCTGGCGGTGCGGGCGGCGGTGGAGGCGTTTCCGCGCGCGACGCATTTCTACATGCTGTCGGGCGACTGCATGCCGATCAAGACGGCCGAGTTCGCCCATGCCTTCCTGGACCGCGACGAGGTGGACTATATCGAGAGCTTCGACTTCTTCGCCTCGGACTGGATCAAGACCGGCATCAAGGAAGAGCGGCTGATCTATCGCCACTGGTTCAACGAGCGGGGACGGAAGTGGCTGTTCTACCAGTCGATCGAGTGGCAGAATCGGCTGGGGCTGGCGCGCAAGGTGCCGGCGGATCTGCGGATCATGATCGGCAGCCAGTGGTGGTGCCTGCGCCGCCGCACCATCGAGGCGGTGCTGGAGTTCTGCGACCGGCGGCCGGATGTGATGCGGTTCTTCCGCACCACCTGGATCCCGGACGAGACCTTCTTCCAGACCATCGTGCGCCATCTGGTGCCAGAGGCCGAGATCCGCACGCGGACGCTGACCTTCCTGATGTTCACCGACTACGGGATGCCGGTGACCTTCTACAACGACCATTATGAGCTGCTTCTGAGCCAGGATTTCCTGTTCGCCCGCAAGATCTCGGTCGATGCGAAGGAGCTGAAGGCGCGGCTTGGGGCGCTGTATGTGGCGACCGGGGTCGATTTCCGCATTTCGGGCGAGGGGCAGCGGCTGTTCCGGTTCCTGGTGGAGCGGGGGCGGATCGGCCGGCGGTTCGCGCCGCGGTTCTGGGAGCGGGAATCGAGCATCGGGCGCGAGCGGACGCTGATGATCGTGACCTGCAAGAAATGGCATGTCGCCAAGCGGCTGGCCGACAGGGTGCGGGCGGTGACGGGGATGCCGGCGGTGGATTACCTGTTCAACGAGGCCTCGACACCGCTGCCGGATCTGGGCGGCATCCAGTCCACCCTGGAAAAGCGCACGCGCCACCGGCGGGCGCTGGTGCGGATGCTGTGCGACTACTGGCAGACCGACAAGCTGCTGTTCTGCATCGACCCGGCCAACATCGACCTGATGCAGGATTTCTTCAGCGACAAGGCGCAGGTGCGGCTTCTGGAGATCGAATGCAGCTTCAGCGACGACTATCTGATCGGGCATGCCCGGCGCGTGGGGCTGGCCAGCGAGCAGACCCCGCCGGAAACGATGGCACGGCTTCTGCCGACCATCCGGTATGACGTGACCTTCGAAAGCGACCGGATCCGGGATGCCGGGTTCGAGAACCACTATCGGATGAAGCAGAGTGCCTCGGTCGAGGA
- a CDS encoding sulfotransferase family protein → MGFPGTWMTESESVLYRVVPKCACSTIGQIMFYSDHGRFFDGDIHDSTTGLHKWAQEASQGPIERAVKAHQVYAFTCVRNPYTRVLSSFFDKICGIQRNGKRYRGNLVPLLIQKYGIEVGGDDGKQDFDQIASFRRFLLFVRDTIRWKKPMEPDIHWSAMSGHVSTFIVNGGRYNHIFFTEKFNEGMQVVLDNITVKHPVDLKTIPRFNESEGHGPKRAHPVEDYFDDLSMHLMWEIYRKDFQLFRYDFDNPANKMPKGEVDLDEVHAKLGD, encoded by the coding sequence ATGGGATTTCCCGGCACCTGGATGACCGAAAGCGAAAGCGTGCTCTACCGCGTCGTTCCGAAATGCGCCTGCTCGACCATCGGGCAGATCATGTTCTACTCCGACCACGGCCGCTTCTTCGATGGCGACATCCACGATTCCACGACCGGCCTGCACAAATGGGCGCAAGAGGCGAGCCAAGGCCCCATCGAACGCGCGGTCAAGGCGCATCAAGTCTATGCCTTCACCTGCGTGCGCAACCCCTACACGCGCGTGCTGTCCTCGTTCTTCGACAAGATCTGTGGCATCCAGCGCAACGGCAAGCGCTACCGCGGCAACCTCGTACCGCTCCTCATCCAGAAATACGGGATCGAGGTCGGCGGCGACGATGGCAAGCAGGACTTCGACCAGATCGCCTCGTTCCGCCGGTTCCTCCTGTTCGTGCGCGACACGATCCGCTGGAAAAAACCGATGGAGCCCGACATCCACTGGTCAGCCATGTCCGGGCATGTCTCGACCTTCATCGTCAACGGCGGCCGCTACAACCACATCTTCTTCACCGAGAAGTTCAACGAAGGGATGCAGGTGGTCCTGGACAACATCACCGTCAAGCACCCCGTCGACCTCAAGACCATCCCCCGCTTCAACGAAAGCGAAGGCCACGGGCCAAAACGTGCCCACCCGGTCGAGGACTATTTCGACGATCTCTCCATGCATCTGATGTGGGAGATCTACCGCAAGGACTTCCAGCTGTTCCGCTACGATTTCGACAATCCGGCCAACAAGATGCCCAAGGGTGAGGTCGATCTGGACGAGGTCCACGCCAAACTCGGCGACTGA
- the selD gene encoding selenide, water dikinase SelD gives MAMFEDYPAMPGPALPSAVPAALRRAAAERPLCAGCGAKVGPGALSSALAGIGAPGRADVLSGPGDDAAVLAVGGAVQVVTTDHLRAFTPDARAMARIAAVHALGDVWAMGAEPQAVLAQVILPRLGEAMQAEMLAEIMEAAGAVVREAGAELVGGHTTVGAELTLGFTVTGLARRVVAKGGARPGDALVLTKAIGTGVILAAEMGLARVPEMMLGEAWAVAMAAMARPVGPAAALLAPEAHAMTDVTGFGLAGHLLEMLEASGCSAELDLEVVPVLPGALELAEAGWESSLAAANRAAVDWRMEAPAGPRVALLADPQTGGGLLAAVPAERAGALVDALREMGEPAAVIGRVGPGPVALRVG, from the coding sequence ATGGCGATGTTCGAGGACTATCCCGCCATGCCGGGGCCGGCCCTGCCATCGGCGGTGCCGGCGGCGCTGCGCCGGGCGGCGGCAGAGCGGCCCCTGTGCGCGGGATGCGGTGCGAAGGTGGGGCCGGGGGCGCTTTCGTCGGCGCTGGCGGGGATCGGGGCGCCGGGGCGGGCGGATGTTCTGTCGGGGCCGGGCGACGATGCGGCGGTTCTGGCGGTGGGCGGCGCGGTGCAGGTGGTGACGACCGACCATCTGCGCGCCTTCACACCGGATGCGCGGGCGATGGCGCGGATCGCGGCGGTTCATGCCCTGGGCGATGTCTGGGCGATGGGGGCAGAGCCGCAAGCGGTGCTGGCTCAGGTGATCCTGCCGAGGCTGGGCGAGGCGATGCAGGCCGAGATGCTGGCCGAGATCATGGAAGCCGCGGGGGCGGTGGTGCGGGAGGCAGGTGCCGAACTGGTGGGCGGGCATACCACCGTGGGGGCGGAACTGACGCTTGGCTTCACCGTGACCGGGCTGGCCCGGCGCGTGGTGGCCAAGGGCGGCGCGCGGCCGGGCGATGCGCTGGTGCTGACCAAGGCCATCGGCACTGGGGTGATCCTTGCCGCCGAGATGGGGCTGGCGCGGGTGCCGGAGATGATGCTGGGCGAGGCCTGGGCCGTGGCGATGGCCGCGATGGCGCGGCCTGTCGGGCCGGCGGCGGCTTTGCTGGCGCCCGAGGCCCATGCCATGACGGATGTCACGGGGTTCGGCCTGGCCGGGCATCTGTTGGAGATGCTGGAGGCCTCGGGCTGTTCGGCGGAGCTGGATCTGGAGGTTGTGCCGGTTCTGCCGGGGGCGCTGGAGCTGGCCGAAGCGGGCTGGGAATCGAGCCTCGCCGCGGCGAACCGGGCGGCGGTGGACTGGCGGATGGAGGCGCCTGCGGGGCCGCGGGTGGCGTTGCTGGCCGATCCGCAGACCGGGGGCGGGCTGTTGGCGGCGGTGCCCGCGGAGCGGGCCGGGGCGCTGGTGGACGCGCTGCGCGAGATGGGGGAGCCCGCGGCGGTGATTGGCCGGGTGGGGCCGGGTCCGGTGGCATTGCGGGTGGGGTAG
- a CDS encoding hydantoinase/oxoprolinase N-terminal domain-containing protein, whose translation MTHFLGVDTGGTYTDAVILDAGTDRVLGWAKSLTTRGDLSLGIGRAVDAALANAAVTPNQISLVGLSTTLATNALVEGQGGRTALIAIGFDDGDLERGGLAEALKGDPVIRLSGGHGHAGQELAPLDLTALDEAARRLAPEVVGFAVAARFATRNPAHEIAARDLIRAATHRPVTCSHELSAQLNGPRRALTAVLNARLIGMIDGLVTACESHLARIGIAAPLMAVRGDGALISAAMVRERPIETILSGPAASIVGARWLTGAADALVSDIGGTTTDVAVLKAGLPEIDPAGAMVGGFRTMVEAVAMRTTGLGGDSETHLITEGLNGGLRLGPRRLVPVSLLAADHPDMVHEALDRALASETAGEYDGRFVIPMSRNTAGLAPREATLLARLDRPLPLARALTSRLEAAALDRLVARGLVMLSGVTPSDASHVLGRLDSWDAGAAAKALRLMARRRTGRGDRFAPDESTLAWAIIDQLTAQTVDCLLETAFAEDPAFAGEDPAALARAPLTRAALGPHRGLLALEARLAVPVIGLGASAPSYYGAVGERLGCPMILPEHAGVANAIGAVVGQISQRATGLVTSPSEGRFALHRPEGITLFSDRDTALAALEAALTEEATARARAAGAEDLHLTATRDLREAEIEGRSMFIEATVTVTASGRPRVAHDRAE comes from the coding sequence ATGACCCATTTTCTCGGCGTGGACACCGGCGGCACCTATACCGATGCCGTCATCCTCGATGCCGGCACCGACCGCGTGCTCGGCTGGGCCAAGTCGCTGACCACCCGCGGCGACCTCTCGCTCGGCATCGGCCGCGCCGTCGATGCGGCCCTCGCCAACGCCGCCGTCACCCCGAACCAGATCTCCCTCGTCGGCCTCTCCACCACGCTCGCCACCAATGCGCTGGTCGAAGGCCAGGGCGGCCGCACCGCGCTCATCGCCATCGGCTTCGACGACGGCGACCTCGAACGCGGCGGCCTGGCCGAGGCGCTGAAGGGCGATCCGGTGATCCGCCTTTCCGGCGGCCACGGCCATGCCGGCCAGGAACTCGCCCCCCTCGACCTTACCGCGCTCGACGAAGCCGCCCGCCGTCTCGCCCCCGAGGTCGTGGGCTTCGCCGTGGCCGCCCGCTTCGCAACCCGCAACCCCGCGCATGAAATCGCCGCGCGCGATCTCATCCGCGCCGCCACCCACCGCCCCGTCACCTGCTCGCACGAACTGTCCGCCCAGTTGAACGGCCCCCGCCGCGCGCTCACCGCCGTGTTGAACGCCCGCCTCATCGGCATGATCGACGGCCTCGTCACCGCCTGCGAAAGCCACCTCGCCCGCATCGGCATCGCAGCCCCCCTCATGGCCGTGCGCGGCGACGGCGCGCTCATCTCCGCCGCCATGGTCCGCGAACGCCCGATCGAGACGATCCTCTCCGGCCCCGCCGCCTCCATCGTCGGCGCCCGCTGGCTGACCGGCGCCGCCGATGCGCTGGTTTCCGACATCGGCGGCACCACCACCGATGTCGCCGTGCTGAAGGCGGGTCTGCCGGAAATCGACCCGGCCGGCGCCATGGTCGGCGGCTTCCGCACCATGGTCGAAGCCGTCGCCATGCGCACCACCGGCCTCGGCGGCGACAGCGAGACCCACCTCATCACCGAAGGCCTGAACGGCGGCCTCCGCCTCGGCCCCCGCCGCCTCGTCCCCGTCTCCCTCCTCGCCGCCGACCACCCTGACATGGTGCACGAGGCGCTCGACCGCGCCCTGGCGTCAGAGACCGCCGGCGAATACGACGGCCGCTTCGTCATCCCCATGTCTCGGAACACCGCCGGCCTCGCCCCGCGCGAAGCAACGCTTCTCGCCCGGCTCGACCGCCCGCTTCCCCTCGCCCGCGCCCTCACCTCGCGGCTTGAAGCCGCCGCGCTCGACCGTCTGGTCGCCCGCGGCCTCGTCATGCTCTCGGGCGTCACGCCCTCCGATGCCTCCCATGTCCTCGGCCGGCTCGACAGCTGGGACGCCGGTGCCGCCGCCAAGGCGCTGCGCCTGATGGCCCGCCGCCGCACCGGCCGCGGCGACCGCTTCGCGCCGGACGAATCCACCCTCGCCTGGGCCATCATAGACCAGCTCACCGCCCAGACCGTCGATTGCCTCTTGGAAACCGCCTTCGCCGAAGACCCGGCCTTCGCAGGCGAAGACCCCGCCGCGCTCGCCCGCGCGCCCCTCACCCGCGCCGCGCTCGGCCCGCATCGCGGCCTGCTCGCCCTGGAGGCCCGCCTCGCAGTGCCGGTCATCGGCCTCGGCGCCTCCGCGCCCTCCTACTACGGCGCCGTGGGCGAAAGGCTCGGCTGCCCGATGATCCTGCCCGAACACGCCGGTGTCGCCAATGCCATCGGCGCCGTGGTGGGCCAGATCAGCCAGCGCGCCACCGGCCTCGTCACCAGCCCGTCCGAAGGCCGCTTCGCCCTGCACCGCCCCGAAGGCATCACCCTCTTCTCCGACCGCGACACCGCGCTCGCCGCCCTCGAAGCCGCGCTCACCGAGGAAGCCACCGCCCGCGCCCGCGCCGCCGGCGCCGAGGACCTGCACCTCACCGCCACCCGCGACCTGCGCGAGGCCGAGATCGAAGGCCGCTCCATGTTCATCGAGGCCACCGTCACCGTCACCGCCTCCGGCCGCCCCCGCGTCGCCCACGACCGCGCCGAGTGA
- a CDS encoding reverse transcriptase family protein translates to MGLPPVTSEAALAVLTGYNRGFIWSLVHQSDKHYRVFRVAKGRGWRQIESPRVGLKFIQKWLSIHVSERHFPLDAVHGFVPGRSHITAAQKHLNAEWVVSMDIEDFFPSTNLSAIRSGLQKIGYVSEAALSTIERICSFHGRLSQGAPTSPLIANLCMSATDARLAAIASEKSATFTRYADDIVFSGKGDPPDGLVEAISAAFEGTPWRINRAKTKVSVAPARLKVHGLLVHGERLRLTKGYRNRVRAISHLVAHGRVPAERLAEAVGHLGYSAQIDRVNAKEVGQGPKAL, encoded by the coding sequence ATGGGACTTCCTCCTGTGACCTCCGAGGCGGCGCTTGCGGTGCTCACTGGCTACAATCGCGGTTTCATTTGGTCTCTCGTTCACCAGTCTGACAAGCACTATCGGGTATTTCGAGTCGCGAAGGGGCGCGGCTGGAGGCAAATTGAGTCCCCAAGGGTTGGACTTAAGTTCATTCAGAAGTGGCTGTCCATTCATGTTTCCGAGAGGCATTTTCCATTGGACGCTGTTCACGGATTTGTACCTGGAAGAAGCCATATCACGGCGGCGCAAAAGCACCTTAATGCCGAGTGGGTGGTGTCGATGGATATCGAGGATTTCTTTCCGTCCACCAACCTCTCTGCTATTCGGTCCGGTCTACAGAAGATAGGCTATGTGTCGGAGGCGGCACTGAGTACAATTGAGCGCATTTGCTCGTTTCACGGCAGGCTTTCTCAGGGGGCTCCCACCAGCCCTCTGATCGCCAACCTTTGCATGAGCGCCACAGACGCACGGTTAGCTGCTATAGCCAGCGAAAAGAGTGCAACATTTACCCGATATGCTGACGACATAGTGTTTTCGGGAAAGGGAGACCCACCCGATGGGCTTGTTGAGGCCATTTCTGCTGCATTCGAAGGCACTCCTTGGAGGATAAACCGGGCAAAGACCAAAGTCAGCGTTGCTCCTGCTCGACTAAAGGTCCACGGATTACTGGTGCACGGCGAGCGACTTCGCCTGACGAAGGGGTATCGTAACCGAGTTCGTGCAATTTCGCATTTGGTAGCACACGGAAGGGTGCCAGCGGAGCGCCTCGCTGAGGCGGTCGGTCATCTTGGGTATTCTGCTCAGATCGATAGAGTGAATGCCAAAGAAGTAGGACAGGGGCCCAAGGCGCTCTGA
- a CDS encoding LacI family DNA-binding transcriptional regulator: MNKQDSPAAGRRVTIRTVAEDAGVSVAAVSKVLRDAYGVSEALRQRVNASIERLGYRPSVAARGMRGRTYTVGILLNEIANPFVADIVDGVNRVLAPSRYQALMGMGQARQPLESSLIEAMIDSRMDGLILVASMIEREVVERYARKIPIVAIGHHDPGAPLYDTVNADDAAGAGMAVAALVERGHRDVALVTPMLKGQPEGSVIRTRLAGYRAAMARLLPGAEPRVLEVPVRTSEPENEARRVQAMRALLSAPDRPAAVFVWSDLDAVPLINVARGMGLSVPGDLAIIGYDNSWVAGLPLVGLASVDQAGHELGATAAELLLSRISGRSEARHILRRPVVVTRPSF; encoded by the coding sequence ATGAACAAACAGGACAGCCCGGCCGCAGGCCGCCGCGTGACGATCCGGACCGTGGCCGAGGATGCCGGGGTCTCGGTTGCGGCCGTATCGAAGGTGCTGCGCGACGCCTATGGGGTCAGCGAGGCGCTGCGGCAGCGGGTCAATGCCTCGATCGAACGGCTGGGCTACCGGCCCTCGGTGGCGGCACGGGGGATGCGGGGGCGGACCTACACGGTGGGCATCCTGCTGAACGAGATCGCCAACCCCTTCGTGGCCGACATCGTGGACGGGGTGAACCGGGTGCTGGCCCCCTCGCGCTATCAGGCGCTGATGGGCATGGGGCAGGCGCGGCAGCCGCTGGAATCGAGCCTGATCGAGGCGATGATCGACAGCCGGATGGATGGGCTGATCCTGGTGGCTTCGATGATCGAGCGGGAGGTGGTCGAGCGTTACGCCCGGAAGATCCCGATCGTGGCCATCGGGCACCACGATCCGGGCGCACCTCTTTATGACACGGTCAATGCGGACGATGCGGCGGGGGCGGGGATGGCGGTGGCCGCGCTGGTGGAGCGGGGCCACCGGGACGTTGCGCTGGTGACGCCGATGCTGAAGGGCCAGCCGGAGGGCAGCGTGATCCGGACGCGGCTCGCGGGCTATCGGGCGGCGATGGCGCGGCTGTTGCCGGGGGCGGAGCCGCGGGTGCTGGAGGTGCCGGTGCGGACCTCGGAGCCCGAGAACGAGGCGCGGCGGGTCCAGGCGATGCGGGCGCTCCTGTCGGCGCCGGACCGGCCGGCGGCGGTCTTTGTCTGGTCGGACCTCGATGCCGTGCCGCTGATCAACGTGGCCCGGGGCATGGGGCTTTCGGTGCCGGGGGACCTGGCGATCATCGGCTACGATAACTCCTGGGTGGCGGGGTTGCCGCTGGTGGGGCTGGCCTCGGTGGATCAGGCCGGGCACGAGCTGGGGGCCACGGCGGCCGAGCTCTTGCTGTCCCGCATCTCGGGCCGCAGCGAGGCCCGCCACATCCTGCGCCGCCCCGTCGTGGTGACCCGCCCGAGCTTCTGA
- a CDS encoding alpha-L-rhamnosidase, whose protein sequence is MVAPLADAGVGAQASFVAKDFSLDRVAPGTLLHVSAQGLYRAFVNGTRVGADLLTPGWTCYDDRIAYQSYDVTPLLRAGSNRIEIWLGDGWWRSQMMWAANPIYNCWGDRIAAIVDLEADGIVLLSTDGSWRSGLLPIVKSGIYWGEDRDDRIAPTETAGVEVLAFDTALLVPHEAAGVREMAPLDPQETWADGAATVYDFGQNVGGFVRVTAQGASGATIRVEHSEVLGPNRAFDNRNYRSARAEATYVLKGGPEETFEPIFTFMGFRYARITVTGEAKLLQVQSVPISSVPVLAGGFTCGEPSVNRLVLNTIWSQRGNFIEVPTDCPQRDERLGWTGDAQVFAGTACWLADCERILAKYLRDVRADQRADGAVPHFSPDPTRLHPIENRGDWAGSTGWGDAITVIPWQLYLHYGDVAVLRENFPAMLKWVDYLWSLGNGPIVATDGHWGARGFTFGDWLQPVGDNRKPRPTIADDCAATLYHFISTDLAARIAGILGERAQAEALHNRAEAIRSAFAHEYIAPSGRLAHNDQTSYALAFLHDLVPAHHVEAAKRHFRKIIEDADYLIGTGFIGTPALLPALTKLGMWDLAEKVFLNRDVPGWLYQVDRGATTIWERWDALAPDGTIYAPDMNSYNHYAYGAVCQWLFESVAGLTPDPEGPGLARLRLDPLILPALGHAEAWHDTRHGRIEAGWVLDGHRVTYTVNLPEGVVATLAPNPRHANLSGDGTLGAGRHVMTFDLTD, encoded by the coding sequence ATGGTGGCCCCCCTTGCCGATGCCGGCGTGGGCGCGCAGGCAAGCTTTGTCGCAAAGGATTTCTCGCTGGACCGGGTTGCTCCCGGCACCCTCCTGCATGTTTCCGCGCAGGGCCTGTACCGGGCCTTTGTGAACGGGACCCGCGTCGGTGCAGACCTGCTCACGCCCGGCTGGACCTGCTATGACGACCGCATCGCCTATCAGAGCTACGACGTGACGCCTCTTCTGCGAGCCGGATCGAACCGGATCGAGATCTGGCTCGGCGATGGCTGGTGGCGGTCGCAGATGATGTGGGCGGCCAATCCGATCTACAACTGCTGGGGCGACCGAATTGCGGCCATCGTGGACCTTGAGGCGGATGGGATCGTTCTGCTGTCCACCGACGGAAGCTGGCGGTCCGGTCTTCTGCCCATCGTGAAATCCGGCATCTACTGGGGCGAGGACCGCGACGACCGCATCGCACCGACCGAGACCGCAGGGGTCGAAGTGCTTGCCTTCGACACGGCCCTACTCGTACCGCATGAGGCGGCTGGAGTGCGCGAAATGGCGCCGCTGGACCCGCAGGAGACCTGGGCGGACGGCGCGGCCACGGTTTACGACTTTGGCCAGAACGTGGGTGGCTTCGTCCGCGTGACGGCCCAGGGTGCGTCTGGCGCCACGATCCGCGTCGAGCATTCCGAAGTGCTTGGGCCGAACCGCGCCTTCGACAACCGCAATTATCGCTCGGCCAGGGCCGAAGCGACCTATGTCCTGAAGGGTGGCCCGGAAGAGACCTTCGAGCCGATCTTCACCTTCATGGGCTTCCGCTACGCCCGCATCACGGTGACGGGCGAGGCGAAGCTGCTGCAGGTCCAGTCGGTCCCGATCAGTTCGGTTCCGGTTCTGGCGGGCGGCTTCACCTGCGGCGAGCCATCGGTCAACCGCCTGGTGCTGAACACGATCTGGTCGCAACGCGGCAACTTCATCGAGGTGCCGACCGATTGTCCGCAACGCGACGAGCGGCTTGGCTGGACCGGCGATGCCCAGGTCTTTGCCGGAACCGCCTGCTGGCTTGCCGATTGCGAACGCATCCTGGCGAAATACCTGCGCGACGTGCGCGCGGACCAGCGAGCCGATGGGGCCGTCCCGCATTTCTCGCCCGATCCGACCCGACTGCACCCGATTGAAAACCGGGGCGACTGGGCGGGTTCCACGGGTTGGGGCGACGCGATCACCGTCATCCCCTGGCAACTCTACCTGCACTACGGGGATGTCGCGGTCCTGCGCGAGAATTTCCCGGCCATGCTGAAGTGGGTGGATTACCTCTGGTCGCTTGGAAACGGTCCTATCGTGGCAACCGATGGGCATTGGGGCGCACGGGGCTTCACATTCGGCGACTGGCTGCAGCCCGTCGGCGACAACCGCAAGCCGCGCCCGACCATCGCAGACGACTGCGCGGCCACGCTGTACCACTTCATCTCGACCGACCTGGCCGCCCGCATCGCAGGTATCCTGGGTGAGCGGGCGCAGGCAGAGGCGCTGCACAACCGGGCCGAGGCGATCCGCAGCGCCTTTGCGCACGAATACATCGCCCCCTCGGGCCGGCTGGCGCACAACGACCAGACGTCCTACGCGCTGGCCTTCCTGCACGACCTGGTGCCGGCGCATCACGTCGAAGCCGCGAAGCGGCATTTCCGCAAGATCATCGAGGATGCAGACTACCTGATCGGCACCGGCTTCATCGGCACCCCGGCCCTGCTGCCGGCGCTGACCAAGCTGGGCATGTGGGACCTGGCGGAAAAGGTGTTCCTGAACCGCGACGTTCCGGGCTGGCTTTACCAGGTGGACCGGGGTGCAACGACGATCTGGGAACGGTGGGATGCCCTTGCTCCGGACGGGACGATCTACGCTCCCGACATGAACAGCTACAACCACTATGCCTATGGCGCAGTCTGCCAGTGGCTGTTCGAGTCCGTGGCCGGCCTCACCCCCGATCCCGAAGGACCCGGCCTTGCCCGCTTGCGCCTTGACCCGCTGATCCTGCCGGCGCTTGGACATGCCGAAGCCTGGCATGACACCCGCCACGGCCGGATCGAGGCGGGATGGGTGCTGGACGGCCACCGCGTGACCTACACCGTCAACTTGCCCGAGGGCGTGGTGGCAACCCTGGCCCCGAACCCGCGCCACGCCAACCTGTCCGGCGACGGCACGCTTGGCGCTGGCCGGCATGTGATGACTTTCGACCTGACCGACTGA
- a CDS encoding ABC transporter substrate-binding protein, with protein MTKPIHSAALAAAIALVGGLAHAETTLSLLIDNNPETIAFAESLTAAYTAANPDVTFDIEQRATGAEGDNIVKTRLATGEMADVFNYNSGSLFQALNPATTLADLSDLPNQANVLDSFKSVVTSSDGVVRGVPFGAAMGGGIFYNKKLYEELGLSVPKTWEEFMANNAKIKEAGKVPVAQTYKDTWTSQLFVLADYFNVQAEVPDFAAEYTENKAKYATTPAAMQGFNHLEEVFTAGYLNEDFGAATFDDGMRMVSSGEAAHYPMLTFAIANVKQNYPDNLGDLGFFAQPGASADKNGLTVWMPAGLYVPAASPNLEEARKFVDWVATVDACNLMIGAAGASGPYLIKGCELPADVPPAVADMLPYFQEEGRTAPALEFLSPVKGPALEQITVEVGSGIRPAAEAAALYDQDVEKQAKQLGLPNW; from the coding sequence ATGACGAAACCGATCCACAGCGCAGCGCTCGCCGCGGCCATCGCGCTTGTTGGCGGTCTGGCCCATGCGGAAACCACGCTGAGCCTTCTGATCGACAACAACCCCGAGACCATCGCCTTCGCCGAATCGCTGACCGCAGCCTATACTGCGGCCAACCCCGATGTGACCTTTGACATCGAACAGCGTGCGACCGGCGCCGAGGGCGACAACATAGTCAAGACCCGCCTTGCCACTGGCGAGATGGCCGATGTGTTCAATTACAACTCGGGCTCTCTGTTCCAGGCGCTGAACCCGGCCACCACTTTGGCCGATCTTTCGGACCTGCCGAACCAGGCCAACGTTCTGGACAGCTTCAAGTCGGTCGTCACGTCCTCGGATGGCGTGGTGCGCGGTGTCCCGTTCGGCGCGGCCATGGGCGGCGGCATCTTCTACAACAAGAAGCTCTATGAAGAGCTTGGCCTTTCCGTTCCCAAGACCTGGGAAGAGTTCATGGCCAACAACGCCAAGATCAAGGAAGCCGGCAAGGTGCCGGTCGCCCAGACGTACAAGGACACCTGGACCAGCCAGCTGTTCGTGCTCGCCGACTACTTCAACGTCCAGGCCGAAGTGCCTGACTTCGCAGCGGAATACACAGAGAACAAGGCAAAGTATGCCACCACGCCGGCCGCTATGCAGGGCTTCAATCACCTGGAAGAGGTGTTCACGGCCGGTTACCTGAACGAGGACTTCGGCGCCGCGACTTTCGACGATGGGATGCGCATGGTCTCCTCGGGCGAGGCCGCGCACTACCCGATGCTGACCTTCGCCATCGCCAACGTGAAGCAGAACTATCCGGACAACCTGGGTGATCTGGGCTTCTTCGCCCAGCCTGGCGCGAGCGCGGACAAGAACGGCCTGACCGTCTGGATGCCGGCCGGCCTTTATGTCCCGGCCGCCAGCCCGAACCTGGAAGAGGCCAGGAAGTTCGTGGACTGGGTTGCCACGGTGGATGCCTGCAACCTGATGATCGGCGCCGCCGGTGCATCGGGACCCTACCTGATCAAGGGCTGCGAACTTCCGGCCGATGTGCCGCCGGCGGTGGCCGACATGCTGCCCTACTTCCAGGAAGAGGGCCGGACTGCCCCCGCGCTGGAATTCCTGTCGCCGGTCAAGGGCCCGGCGCTGGAACAGATCACGGTCGAGGTCGGCTCGGGCATCCGCCCGGCGGCCGAAGCCGCGGCACTTTACGACCAGGACGTCGAAAAGCAGGCCAAGCAGCTCGGCCTGCCGAACTGGTAA